A genomic stretch from Bacterioplanes sanyensis includes:
- a CDS encoding diguanylate cyclase domain-containing protein has product MWLCLSAREKLAYVLITLLYVAIGSVMVRSISALVIERYMVEATSALNSELTLVRSRLEAAIFRDSYLADSLATVVTIDPVFAVSNWETIAATLLDRSTYVRNVGLAPNNIITHVYPVAGNEAAIGFDFRTRPEQLATVLKAKALQTMYIAGPVNLVQGGTAIIARYPIFSDSPFNQQYWGGISVVLRYDKLLQDSGVGDFSFGDIALRKRHSDDEPWNVFYGDADVFEHANAHQPVQLPSGQWEIAAHFDISNSPSVRNRALLVHLIGGITLLLMYLVVYLLYRNYQYAHRESMQDELTLLPNRRFMLRKLEQLFAHQEKPRRFAILNIDLDDFKRVNDQLGHEAGDALLKHIADHLAESVRSRDIVCRFGGDEFLVLLSDVDDAKQVEKIQRKLQKIIRSHPLRWQQHIIVPSISIGQALVDQHTINDLLAQADREMYSHKHQQQKGTLIMDASFTTEPSATD; this is encoded by the coding sequence CACTTCAGCGCTCAACAGCGAGCTCACCTTGGTTCGCTCACGCCTGGAGGCAGCCATTTTCAGAGACAGTTACCTAGCCGACAGCTTGGCAACCGTCGTCACCATCGACCCAGTTTTTGCGGTGAGCAACTGGGAGACCATCGCCGCCACTTTGCTCGACCGCTCCACCTACGTCCGCAATGTCGGGCTAGCACCGAACAATATCATTACCCACGTCTACCCGGTTGCCGGCAACGAAGCGGCCATCGGTTTTGACTTTCGTACCCGACCAGAGCAATTGGCAACGGTGCTAAAAGCCAAAGCGCTGCAAACCATGTACATCGCTGGGCCCGTCAACTTGGTGCAAGGCGGTACCGCCATCATCGCCCGCTACCCCATCTTTTCCGACTCGCCGTTTAATCAACAGTACTGGGGCGGCATCAGCGTGGTGCTGCGCTATGACAAACTTTTGCAAGACAGCGGCGTGGGAGACTTTAGCTTTGGTGACATTGCCTTGCGCAAGCGCCATTCAGACGATGAGCCATGGAACGTGTTCTATGGCGATGCTGACGTGTTTGAGCACGCCAACGCCCACCAGCCAGTGCAACTGCCCAGTGGCCAATGGGAGATTGCCGCCCACTTCGACATCAGCAACAGCCCCAGCGTGCGCAACCGGGCACTGCTGGTGCACTTGATTGGTGGCATCACTTTGTTACTGATGTATCTGGTGGTGTACCTGTTGTATCGCAACTACCAATACGCCCACCGGGAGTCGATGCAAGACGAGTTAACCTTGCTGCCGAACCGGCGCTTTATGTTGCGCAAGCTGGAGCAGCTGTTTGCCCATCAAGAAAAGCCTCGCCGTTTTGCCATCCTCAACATTGATTTGGACGATTTCAAACGCGTCAACGATCAACTCGGGCATGAAGCCGGCGATGCACTGCTAAAACACATTGCCGACCATTTGGCAGAGTCGGTGCGCAGCCGCGACATTGTCTGCCGCTTCGGTGGTGACGAGTTTTTGGTCTTGTTATCAGACGTCGATGACGCCAAACAAGTGGAGAAAATCCAACGCAAGCTGCAAAAAATAATCCGCTCGCACCCGCTGCGCTGGCAGCAGCACATTATCGTTCCATCGATCAGCATAGGTCAGGCGTTGGTCGACCAACACACCATTAATGACCTACTCGCTCAGGCCGATCGCGAAATGTACAGCCACAAGCATCAACAACAAAAAGGCACCCTGATTATGGATGCCTCATTCACAACTGAGCCCTCAGCCACTGATTGA
- a CDS encoding YgiQ family radical SAM protein has product MNTAAPHLNSYYPYWAECFGTAPFLPMTRAEMDQLGWDSCDVILVTGDAYVDHPSFGMAVMGRVLEAQGFRVGIIAQPDWNDPSAFTELGKPNLYFGVTAGNMDSLINKYTADLKVRNDDAYTPHGEPGKRPERAVIVYSQKCRQAYKDVPVVIGGIEASLRRIAQYDYWSDQVRRSVLIDSGADILLYGNAERAIVELTHAFSQGRGVNDLTDLRGTTIVRTATPTGWTEIDSTRIDWPGQIDAIPNPYEMKETDGSSCEQKKEADSQQADDVMPVKIVPMPLQRKVDHDPEKTVVRLPSFEKVRNDSALYAHASRVLHQESNPYNARPLIQRHGQQEIWVNPPPIPLETDEMDSVFGLPYQRVPHPSYGDARIPAYEMIRFSVNIMRGCFGGCTFCSITEHEGRIIQSRSQESVINEIEEIRDKVPGFTGTISDLGGPTANMYHLKCKSETILKSCRRLSCVYPGICKNLETSHKATTELYRAARALPGIKRIAIASGLRYDLAVKDPEYVRELVTHHVGGYLKIAPEHTEQNVLSKMMKPGMGTYDAFKKMFDKYSREAGKEQYLIPYFIAAHPGTENKDMMNLALWLKRNKFRVDQVQTFYPSPMALATAMYHSERNPLQRMSYKTKKIAIPRDIQERRLQKAFLRYHDEKNWPMLRSELKKMGRSDLIGSGPQALIPAEDAPATRQRRPGFKPGQGSKMARGPKKRR; this is encoded by the coding sequence ATGAACACAGCTGCACCGCATCTTAACTCCTATTACCCCTACTGGGCCGAATGTTTCGGCACGGCGCCTTTTTTGCCCATGACACGGGCAGAAATGGATCAGCTTGGCTGGGACAGTTGCGACGTAATTTTGGTCACTGGCGACGCCTATGTTGATCACCCCAGTTTTGGTATGGCGGTTATGGGACGGGTGCTGGAAGCACAAGGGTTCCGAGTGGGTATCATTGCCCAGCCCGATTGGAATGATCCCAGTGCTTTTACCGAGCTGGGTAAGCCCAATCTGTATTTTGGTGTCACCGCTGGCAACATGGATTCGCTGATCAACAAATACACAGCCGATTTGAAAGTGCGTAATGACGACGCCTATACGCCTCATGGCGAACCGGGTAAGCGCCCGGAAAGGGCCGTGATCGTTTACAGCCAGAAGTGTCGCCAGGCCTATAAAGATGTGCCAGTGGTGATTGGTGGCATCGAGGCCAGTTTGCGTCGGATCGCGCAGTACGATTACTGGAGTGACCAAGTTCGTCGCTCGGTACTGATAGACTCTGGTGCGGATATCTTGCTGTACGGCAATGCTGAGCGCGCCATTGTTGAGTTGACCCACGCCTTTTCGCAGGGGCGTGGAGTGAATGATCTGACTGACTTGCGCGGCACCACGATTGTTCGAACCGCCACGCCAACGGGGTGGACCGAAATTGATTCCACCCGGATTGACTGGCCGGGGCAAATTGATGCCATTCCCAACCCGTACGAAATGAAGGAAACCGACGGCAGCAGCTGCGAGCAAAAGAAAGAAGCCGACAGTCAGCAAGCCGATGACGTCATGCCGGTGAAGATCGTGCCCATGCCATTGCAGCGCAAAGTGGACCATGATCCGGAAAAGACTGTGGTGCGATTGCCATCGTTCGAAAAAGTCCGCAACGACAGCGCCTTGTATGCCCATGCCTCGCGTGTCTTGCATCAAGAGTCGAACCCCTACAACGCGCGGCCTTTGATTCAACGTCACGGTCAGCAAGAGATCTGGGTAAATCCGCCGCCGATTCCGCTGGAAACGGATGAAATGGACAGCGTCTTCGGCCTGCCTTATCAGCGTGTGCCGCACCCAAGCTATGGTGATGCGCGCATTCCTGCCTACGAAATGATTCGTTTCTCGGTCAACATCATGCGCGGCTGTTTTGGCGGCTGCACCTTCTGCTCGATTACCGAGCACGAAGGCAGAATCATTCAAAGCCGATCGCAAGAGTCAGTGATCAACGAGATTGAAGAAATTCGAGATAAGGTACCGGGTTTTACCGGCACCATTTCCGATCTCGGAGGGCCGACGGCCAACATGTATCACTTGAAATGTAAAAGTGAAACCATTTTAAAAAGCTGTCGTCGCTTATCGTGTGTCTACCCTGGTATTTGCAAAAATCTGGAGACCAGTCATAAAGCCACCACTGAGTTGTATCGCGCCGCGCGCGCGCTGCCGGGCATTAAACGCATTGCCATTGCATCGGGTCTGCGCTACGACCTGGCGGTAAAAGACCCGGAGTATGTACGCGAATTGGTGACTCATCACGTCGGCGGGTATCTAAAAATTGCGCCCGAGCATACCGAGCAAAATGTGCTCAGTAAAATGATGAAACCGGGCATGGGCACTTACGATGCGTTTAAGAAAATGTTCGACAAATACTCGCGCGAGGCGGGCAAAGAACAGTATCTGATTCCGTATTTTATCGCCGCACACCCGGGCACTGAAAATAAAGACATGATGAATTTGGCGCTGTGGTTAAAGCGCAATAAATTCCGTGTTGATCAGGTGCAAACCTTTTACCCATCGCCGATGGCCTTGGCCACGGCCATGTATCACTCTGAGCGCAACCCGCTGCAGCGGATGAGTTATAAGACTAAAAAAATCGCCATTCCTCGTGATATTCAAGAACGTCGATTGCAAAAGGCGTTCTTGCGCTATCACGACGAAAAGAACTGGCCGATGCTGCGCTCAGAGCTTAAAAAAATGGGCCGCAGTGATTTGATTGGCAGCGGGCCGCAGGCATTGATTCCTGCTGAAGATGCCCCGGCGACTCGCCAAAGACGCCCAGGCTTTAAACCAGGCCAGGGCTCTAAAATGGCGCGCGGCCCGAAAAAACGTCGCTGA
- a CDS encoding AraC family transcriptional regulator, translated as MPSQTELLLAAFGTGLIAPLFLVLSRDFAGAASARAFAALMLIAALHMFHNALPPALHQWSYLVQSAAPACFWIACRYAFVDTDEDRRIHWVMAVYSVAGPLLHLLLGQPLAWHGVLKQIPQILEYLLILLGLWEVISHWHGDLMEARRRLRVGVMLATGLAVGWSIVSFNLRLAGPESRQMAIIASILVISWCLLQGRKELWRPGQASNAGNVANNGNPSNAVAGEHLMSEPEPSAQSDDLLKLQHCMSSGFYRQEGLTLSHLAKQLRMPEYRLRAVINQHLNFNNFNEYLNSLRIGEAAVRLRQEPDTPISNIALDVGYRSMSSFNRAFRRCHDTTPTLFREQGHSNSSNANIAHPDDTRLQVASSLDIADFAQHPPSITK; from the coding sequence ATGCCCAGTCAAACCGAACTGTTGCTGGCCGCGTTTGGCACCGGCCTGATTGCCCCACTGTTTCTGGTGCTTAGCCGAGATTTTGCCGGCGCCGCCTCCGCCAGGGCTTTTGCCGCACTGATGCTGATCGCAGCGTTGCACATGTTTCACAACGCCTTGCCACCAGCGTTGCACCAGTGGTCGTACTTGGTTCAAAGCGCAGCGCCCGCCTGCTTCTGGATTGCCTGCCGCTATGCCTTTGTCGACACCGACGAAGACCGGCGCATTCACTGGGTGATGGCGGTGTACAGCGTCGCCGGGCCGCTGCTGCATTTACTGCTCGGCCAGCCGCTGGCTTGGCACGGTGTGCTCAAACAGATTCCGCAAATATTAGAGTACTTGCTTATTTTGCTCGGCTTGTGGGAAGTGATCAGCCACTGGCATGGCGATTTGATGGAAGCCCGGCGGCGGCTGCGAGTGGGTGTCATGCTGGCAACGGGGTTGGCGGTGGGCTGGTCGATTGTCTCTTTCAATTTGCGCTTGGCAGGGCCAGAGTCGCGACAGATGGCCATCATTGCCTCCATTCTGGTCATCAGCTGGTGTTTGCTACAGGGGCGAAAGGAGCTGTGGCGGCCCGGGCAGGCATCTAACGCTGGCAACGTCGCCAACAATGGCAACCCCAGCAATGCTGTCGCTGGCGAACATCTGATGTCAGAACCCGAGCCCAGTGCACAAAGCGACGACCTGCTGAAGTTGCAACACTGCATGAGCAGCGGCTTTTACCGCCAAGAAGGCTTAACCTTAAGTCACCTGGCCAAACAACTGCGCATGCCTGAATACCGTTTGCGTGCGGTGATCAATCAACACCTTAACTTCAATAACTTTAATGAGTACCTCAACTCGTTGCGCATCGGCGAAGCCGCCGTCAGGTTACGGCAAGAACCCGACACACCGATCTCCAACATTGCTCTGGATGTTGGCTATCGCAGCATGAGCTCATTCAACCGCGCGTTTCGGCGCTGCCACGACACCACACCCACCTTGTTTCGCGAGCAAGGGCACAGCAATTCCTCCAATGCAAACATTGCACACCCTGATGACACTCGCCTGCAGGTCGCATCATCACTGGACATTGCAGACTTTGCACAGCATCCGCCAAGTATTACCAAGTGA